One genomic window of Punica granatum isolate Tunisia-2019 chromosome 1, ASM765513v2, whole genome shotgun sequence includes the following:
- the LOC116189866 gene encoding ABC transporter G family member 26 isoform X2: MQIEGSSMYSEVDVEYGTLNTNRDQPLPIYLKFADVRYKVRISHAASPRNVVKTVTSRVTLSAEPNKDQDSYKHILKGITGSVGSGEILALMGPSGSGKTTLLRVIGGRLLDNAAGTVTFNDVPYTPALKRRIGFVTQDDMLLPQLTVEETLTFAAFLRLSSHLSRKQKRNRVDTIIKELGLERCRNTRVGGAFDKGISGGERKRTSIGHEILVDPSLLLLDEPTSGLDSTSANRILQILQGLAKAGRTIITTIHQPSSRMFHMFDKLLLISEGYPIYYGRARDSLEYFSSMRFIPQIAMNPAEFLLDLATGQVNDISIPDDLSGIRAVAYPEKAIIRYLQLKYSAQLEPMERVNHQAVQAPEQLRKAIQVKKDWTMTWWEQFQILSKRTFKERCSDYFDALRLIQALGVALLLGMLWWNSKSATEAQLRDQVGLMYYICIFWTSSSLFGAVYVFPFEKVYLVKERRADMYRMSVYYACSTLCDMIAHVFYPASFMVIIYFMAGFKRTFPCFLLTVLAIILIAITSEGAGEFFGAAVMSVKSAGMAASLVLMLFLLTGGYYVQHIPAFVQWLKYLSFMYHGFRLLLKVQYSGDQLYECQSRGGCRPLQSSPSFDTVSLDGGLQEVWILLAMAIGYRICAYICLRWKINKSTL; encoded by the exons ATGCAGATCGAGGGGAGCAGCATGTATTCGGAGGTCGATGTAGAGTACGGAACATTGAACACCAACAGAGATCAACCTCTTCCAATATATCTCAAG TTTGCAGATGTCCGGTACAAGGTGAGAATCAGCCATGCTGCTTCCCCGAGGAATGTGGTTAAGACAGTTACGTCAAGAGTGACCCTATCGGCAGAGCCAAACAAGGACCAAGACAGCTACAAGCATATCCTGAAAGGAATAACAGGGAGTGTGGGTTCAGGGGAAATTCTTGCCCTAATGGGGCCTTCAGGAAGTGGAAAGACAACCTTATTGAGGGTAATAGGAGGAAGGTTGCTTGACAATGCCGCCGGAACTGTTACTTTCAATGACGTTCCTTATACTCCAGCTCTCAAGAGGAG AATTGGATTTGTGACTCAAGATGACATGCTATTGCCACAATTAACAGTAGAAGAAACCTTAACTTTTGCTGCTTTTCTAAGACTATCTAGCCACCTGAGCCGCAAACAGAAACGCAACAGAGTGGATACAATCATCAAGGAGCTTGGCCTTGAAAG ATGCCGGAACACGAGAGTAGGAGGAGCATTTGACAAAGGGATATCAGGAGGGGAGAGAAAGAGGACGAGCATTGGCCATGAAATCCTAGTCGATCCTTCACTTTTGTTGCTCGATGAGCCGACTTCCGGCCTTGATTCCACATCCGCCAACAGGATTCTCCAAATACTTCAAGGACTTGCCAAG GCAGGGAGGACAATAATCACAACAATACACCAACCATCGAGTAGAATGTTTCACATGTTCGACAAGCTTCTGCTCATATCGGAAGGCTACCCCATTTACTACGGGAGGGCTAGAGACTCCCTCGAATATTTCTCGTCAATGCGGTTCATTCCTCAGATCGCGATGAACCCCGCAGAATTTCTGCTTGATCTTGCAACCGGACAGGTAAACGACATCAGCATCCCCGATGATCTGTCTGGAATTCGAGCAGTCGCCTATCCAGAGAAGGCCATAATCAGA TATCTTCAGCTCAAGTACAGTGCACAGTTGGAGCCGATGGAACGGGTGAACCATCAAGCAGTACAGGCACCAGAGCAGCTCCGGAAAGCAATTCAGGTGAAGAAGGACTGGACAATGACATGGTGGGAACAATTCCAGATACTGTCAAAGAGGACATTCAAAGAGAGGTGTAGTGATTATTTTGACGCCCTCAGATTAATCCAAGCCCTCGGAGTTGCTCTCTTGCTGGGCATGCTCTGGTGGAATTCCAAATCCGCCACCGAGGCCCAACTTCGAGACCAG GTCGGGTTAATGTACTACATCTGCATATTCTGGACGTCATCATCGCTGTTCGGGGCAGTGTACGTGTTTCCCTTCGAGAAGGTGTATCTGGTGAAGGAGAGGAGAGCCGACATGTACCGGATGAGCGTGTATTACGCGTGCAGCACGCTGTGTGACATGATCGCCCATGTGTTCTACCCAGCCTCCTTCATGGTCATCATCTATTTTATGGCCGGCTTCAAGAGAACTTTCCCTTGCTTCCTCCTCACCGTGCTTGCGATAATACTGATCGCGATCACCAGCGAG GGGGCAGGGGAATTTTTCGGGGCAGCAGTGATGAGTGTCAAGAGTGCAGGCATGGCTGCTTCTCTGGTGCTCATGCTATTCCTCCTCACTGGAGGTTATTATGTCCAG CATATCCCAGCATTTGTACAGTGGCTGAAGTACCTGTCCTTCATGTACCACGGGTTCCGGCTCCTCCTGAAAGTCCAGTACTCCGGAGACCAGCTGTACGAATGCCAGAGCCGAGGCGGATGCCGACCCCTCCAGAGTTCGCCTTCATTCGACACTGTCAGTCTGGATGGTGGCCTTCAGGAGGTGTGGATCCTTCTAGCCATGGCTATTGGGTACAGGATCTGTGCCTACATCTGCCTTCGGTGGAAGATCAACAAGAGCACCCTGTGA
- the LOC116189879 gene encoding coiled-coil domain-containing protein 22 isoform X1, with product MEEQPGTLLDSLKSFGVSIPNDATSMADLLFPEALVSICAQCLNLIDDSLAFPTLPDSTAENFKVCTDIAGSIKGMGFAGDLSFYEFLYPSEEDTSKLMRFLVERLSETSAVGKAADSGQGDGENLSNSQFEQRLWLKGEVPESASADLKDSDDKSSEKAQSATPANIMRNETQDCRKDRFEVVKKGNDSIDESEEAKAVASGNLINPSDKQCHKMKCSVEEMRHRRKRIEEALKERTSELQHLNKELELLKAAAEMALNEDHPGDFFIETHNGDIDAKKKNLIELESQGNALRMTLEEKKRGLEESIYGSKPDLYAKFRNLKEVERETDSILSETQTRKGEYSWLLAELKKQPRQESRRSYINRMNEITKNSRKQDADIERILRDTRELQLESNSIQERLHRTYAVTDETVFREAKKDQVGRQAYRLLTSIHETFEQITEKILATDRVQRERAEHEKKLAGMATGSSNISKLEANLETIVKENEYLEQRLQHNQN from the exons ATGGAAGAACAGCCGGGGACCCTGCTGGACTCTCTCAAGAGCTTCGGCGTGTCAATCCCCAACGACGCCACTTCGATGGCCGACCTCCTATTCCCCGAAGCTCTGGTATCGATCTGCGCTCAGTGCCTGAACCTCATCGACGATTCGTTGGCGTTCCCCACCCTGCCCGACTCGACGGCAGAGAACTTTAAAGTCTGCACCGACATAGCTGGTTCGATCAAGGGTATGGGTTTCGCCGGTGATTTGAGCTTCTATGAG TTCCTTTATCCATCTGAAGAGGACACTTCTAAGTTGATGAGATTCTTGGTGGAGAGGTTGTCTGAGACATCTGCAGTCGGGAAAGCAGCTGATAGCGGACAAGGGGATGGAGAAAATCTTAGCAATTCGCAATTTGAGCAGAGGCTTTGGCTGAAGGGTGAAGTGCCTGAGTCAGCATCAGCTGACCTGAAGGATTCAGATGATAAGTCCAGTGAAAAGGCACAAAGTGCAACTCCTGCTAATATCATGAGAAATGAAACACAAGATTGCAGgaaagatagatttgaagtaGTGAAGAAGGGCAATGATTCTATTGATGAATCTGAAGAAGCAAAAGCAGTTGCTTCTGGAAATCTGATCAACCCATCTGATAAACAATGTCACAAG ATGAAATGTTCCGTTGAAGAAATGCGGCATAGAAGAAAAAGGATTGAGGAGGCGCTGAAGGAGAGGACTTCAGAATTGCAACATCTCAACAAGGAGTTGGAGCTGCTAAAGGCAGCTGCAGAAATGGCTTTAAATGAGGATCATCCTGGCGATTTCTTCATTGAGACACACAATGGAGACATAGATGCCAAAAAGAAGAATCTTATCGAGTTGGAGTCACAGGG GAATGCTCTAAGAATGACTctggaagagaagaagagaggtcTTGAAGAGTCAATCTATGGGTCCAAACCAGATCTTTATGCAAAGTTCCGGAATCTGAAAGAAGTTGAGAGAGAAACAGACTCCATTCTCTCTGAAACTCAAACGCG GAAAGGTGAATACAGTTGGCTTCTTGCTGAACTGAAGAAGCAGCCAAGGCAAGAATCTCGAAGATCATACATCAACCGGATGAATGAAATTACGAAGAACAGCCGTAAACAGGACGCTGACATAGAGAGAATCCTCAGAGACACTCGGGAACTCCAGTTAGAGAGCAATTCCATTCAAGAGCGGCTCCATCGAACTTATGCTGTTACTGACGAGACTGTGTTCAG GGAGGCAAAGAAAGACCAAGTAGGGAGGCAGGCTTACAGGCTTCTCACGAGCATCCACGAGACCTTCGAGCAGATCACTGAGAAGATCCTTGCTACTGACAGagtgcagagagagagagcagagcACGAGAAAAAGCTTGCAGGGATGGCAACCGGAAGTTCAAACATAAGCAAGCTAGAGGCTAATCTCGAAACCATTGTCAAGGAAAACGAGTACCTGGAGCAACGCCTCCAACATAACCAAAACTGA
- the LOC116189879 gene encoding coiled-coil domain-containing protein 22 homolog isoform X2, which yields MRFLVERLSETSAVGKAADSGQGDGENLSNSQFEQRLWLKGEVPESASADLKDSDDKSSEKAQSATPANIMRNETQDCRKDRFEVVKKGNDSIDESEEAKAVASGNLINPSDKQCHKMKCSVEEMRHRRKRIEEALKERTSELQHLNKELELLKAAAEMALNEDHPGDFFIETHNGDIDAKKKNLIELESQGNALRMTLEEKKRGLEESIYGSKPDLYAKFRNLKEVERETDSILSETQTRKGEYSWLLAELKKQPRQESRRSYINRMNEITKNSRKQDADIERILRDTRELQLESNSIQERLHRTYAVTDETVFREAKKDQVGRQAYRLLTSIHETFEQITEKILATDRVQRERAEHEKKLAGMATGSSNISKLEANLETIVKENEYLEQRLQHNQN from the exons ATGAGATTCTTGGTGGAGAGGTTGTCTGAGACATCTGCAGTCGGGAAAGCAGCTGATAGCGGACAAGGGGATGGAGAAAATCTTAGCAATTCGCAATTTGAGCAGAGGCTTTGGCTGAAGGGTGAAGTGCCTGAGTCAGCATCAGCTGACCTGAAGGATTCAGATGATAAGTCCAGTGAAAAGGCACAAAGTGCAACTCCTGCTAATATCATGAGAAATGAAACACAAGATTGCAGgaaagatagatttgaagtaGTGAAGAAGGGCAATGATTCTATTGATGAATCTGAAGAAGCAAAAGCAGTTGCTTCTGGAAATCTGATCAACCCATCTGATAAACAATGTCACAAG ATGAAATGTTCCGTTGAAGAAATGCGGCATAGAAGAAAAAGGATTGAGGAGGCGCTGAAGGAGAGGACTTCAGAATTGCAACATCTCAACAAGGAGTTGGAGCTGCTAAAGGCAGCTGCAGAAATGGCTTTAAATGAGGATCATCCTGGCGATTTCTTCATTGAGACACACAATGGAGACATAGATGCCAAAAAGAAGAATCTTATCGAGTTGGAGTCACAGGG GAATGCTCTAAGAATGACTctggaagagaagaagagaggtcTTGAAGAGTCAATCTATGGGTCCAAACCAGATCTTTATGCAAAGTTCCGGAATCTGAAAGAAGTTGAGAGAGAAACAGACTCCATTCTCTCTGAAACTCAAACGCG GAAAGGTGAATACAGTTGGCTTCTTGCTGAACTGAAGAAGCAGCCAAGGCAAGAATCTCGAAGATCATACATCAACCGGATGAATGAAATTACGAAGAACAGCCGTAAACAGGACGCTGACATAGAGAGAATCCTCAGAGACACTCGGGAACTCCAGTTAGAGAGCAATTCCATTCAAGAGCGGCTCCATCGAACTTATGCTGTTACTGACGAGACTGTGTTCAG GGAGGCAAAGAAAGACCAAGTAGGGAGGCAGGCTTACAGGCTTCTCACGAGCATCCACGAGACCTTCGAGCAGATCACTGAGAAGATCCTTGCTACTGACAGagtgcagagagagagagcagagcACGAGAAAAAGCTTGCAGGGATGGCAACCGGAAGTTCAAACATAAGCAAGCTAGAGGCTAATCTCGAAACCATTGTCAAGGAAAACGAGTACCTGGAGCAACGCCTCCAACATAACCAAAACTGA
- the LOC116189866 gene encoding ABC transporter G family member 26 isoform X1: MEVREENQIEDISSLPSSTVGRMQIEGSSMYSEVDVEYGTLNTNRDQPLPIYLKFADVRYKVRISHAASPRNVVKTVTSRVTLSAEPNKDQDSYKHILKGITGSVGSGEILALMGPSGSGKTTLLRVIGGRLLDNAAGTVTFNDVPYTPALKRRIGFVTQDDMLLPQLTVEETLTFAAFLRLSSHLSRKQKRNRVDTIIKELGLERCRNTRVGGAFDKGISGGERKRTSIGHEILVDPSLLLLDEPTSGLDSTSANRILQILQGLAKAGRTIITTIHQPSSRMFHMFDKLLLISEGYPIYYGRARDSLEYFSSMRFIPQIAMNPAEFLLDLATGQVNDISIPDDLSGIRAVAYPEKAIIRYLQLKYSAQLEPMERVNHQAVQAPEQLRKAIQVKKDWTMTWWEQFQILSKRTFKERCSDYFDALRLIQALGVALLLGMLWWNSKSATEAQLRDQVGLMYYICIFWTSSSLFGAVYVFPFEKVYLVKERRADMYRMSVYYACSTLCDMIAHVFYPASFMVIIYFMAGFKRTFPCFLLTVLAIILIAITSEGAGEFFGAAVMSVKSAGMAASLVLMLFLLTGGYYVQHIPAFVQWLKYLSFMYHGFRLLLKVQYSGDQLYECQSRGGCRPLQSSPSFDTVSLDGGLQEVWILLAMAIGYRICAYICLRWKINKSTL, translated from the exons ATGGAAGTTAGAGAAGAGAATCAGATTGAAGACATTTCTTCGTTGCCCTCTTCCACAGTGGGGCGTATGCAGATCGAGGGGAGCAGCATGTATTCGGAGGTCGATGTAGAGTACGGAACATTGAACACCAACAGAGATCAACCTCTTCCAATATATCTCAAG TTTGCAGATGTCCGGTACAAGGTGAGAATCAGCCATGCTGCTTCCCCGAGGAATGTGGTTAAGACAGTTACGTCAAGAGTGACCCTATCGGCAGAGCCAAACAAGGACCAAGACAGCTACAAGCATATCCTGAAAGGAATAACAGGGAGTGTGGGTTCAGGGGAAATTCTTGCCCTAATGGGGCCTTCAGGAAGTGGAAAGACAACCTTATTGAGGGTAATAGGAGGAAGGTTGCTTGACAATGCCGCCGGAACTGTTACTTTCAATGACGTTCCTTATACTCCAGCTCTCAAGAGGAG AATTGGATTTGTGACTCAAGATGACATGCTATTGCCACAATTAACAGTAGAAGAAACCTTAACTTTTGCTGCTTTTCTAAGACTATCTAGCCACCTGAGCCGCAAACAGAAACGCAACAGAGTGGATACAATCATCAAGGAGCTTGGCCTTGAAAG ATGCCGGAACACGAGAGTAGGAGGAGCATTTGACAAAGGGATATCAGGAGGGGAGAGAAAGAGGACGAGCATTGGCCATGAAATCCTAGTCGATCCTTCACTTTTGTTGCTCGATGAGCCGACTTCCGGCCTTGATTCCACATCCGCCAACAGGATTCTCCAAATACTTCAAGGACTTGCCAAG GCAGGGAGGACAATAATCACAACAATACACCAACCATCGAGTAGAATGTTTCACATGTTCGACAAGCTTCTGCTCATATCGGAAGGCTACCCCATTTACTACGGGAGGGCTAGAGACTCCCTCGAATATTTCTCGTCAATGCGGTTCATTCCTCAGATCGCGATGAACCCCGCAGAATTTCTGCTTGATCTTGCAACCGGACAGGTAAACGACATCAGCATCCCCGATGATCTGTCTGGAATTCGAGCAGTCGCCTATCCAGAGAAGGCCATAATCAGA TATCTTCAGCTCAAGTACAGTGCACAGTTGGAGCCGATGGAACGGGTGAACCATCAAGCAGTACAGGCACCAGAGCAGCTCCGGAAAGCAATTCAGGTGAAGAAGGACTGGACAATGACATGGTGGGAACAATTCCAGATACTGTCAAAGAGGACATTCAAAGAGAGGTGTAGTGATTATTTTGACGCCCTCAGATTAATCCAAGCCCTCGGAGTTGCTCTCTTGCTGGGCATGCTCTGGTGGAATTCCAAATCCGCCACCGAGGCCCAACTTCGAGACCAG GTCGGGTTAATGTACTACATCTGCATATTCTGGACGTCATCATCGCTGTTCGGGGCAGTGTACGTGTTTCCCTTCGAGAAGGTGTATCTGGTGAAGGAGAGGAGAGCCGACATGTACCGGATGAGCGTGTATTACGCGTGCAGCACGCTGTGTGACATGATCGCCCATGTGTTCTACCCAGCCTCCTTCATGGTCATCATCTATTTTATGGCCGGCTTCAAGAGAACTTTCCCTTGCTTCCTCCTCACCGTGCTTGCGATAATACTGATCGCGATCACCAGCGAG GGGGCAGGGGAATTTTTCGGGGCAGCAGTGATGAGTGTCAAGAGTGCAGGCATGGCTGCTTCTCTGGTGCTCATGCTATTCCTCCTCACTGGAGGTTATTATGTCCAG CATATCCCAGCATTTGTACAGTGGCTGAAGTACCTGTCCTTCATGTACCACGGGTTCCGGCTCCTCCTGAAAGTCCAGTACTCCGGAGACCAGCTGTACGAATGCCAGAGCCGAGGCGGATGCCGACCCCTCCAGAGTTCGCCTTCATTCGACACTGTCAGTCTGGATGGTGGCCTTCAGGAGGTGTGGATCCTTCTAGCCATGGCTATTGGGTACAGGATCTGTGCCTACATCTGCCTTCGGTGGAAGATCAACAAGAGCACCCTGTGA